A single genomic interval of Streptomyces graminofaciens harbors:
- a CDS encoding ribonuclease domain-containing protein, producing MVHAGGYFQEYNTTVYHVHANAGLPRRDANRIVRNVRTGDVWWTDDHYASFHYMGRH from the coding sequence GTGGTGCACGCCGGAGGCTACTTCCAGGAGTACAACACCACCGTGTACCACGTGCACGCGAACGCCGGCCTCCCCAGGCGTGACGCCAACCGGATCGTCCGCAACGTCCGCACCGGTGACGTGTGGTGGACCGACGACCACTACGCCTCCTTCCACTACATGGGCCGGCACTGA